One Glycine soja cultivar W05 chromosome 7, ASM419377v2, whole genome shotgun sequence genomic window, TACTATTGGTGcatattattgtattttattaagatttaaACTTAGATATTATGAGctgtaaaaaaaacatagataatatgatttattctaCTTAGACTTTTATGTGTACTTTAGGTGTTAAGAAACTATAAAATaatgcataaaataatatttacttttaatacTGTTTTATgccttaattaataataataataataataataataataataataataataataataataataataataataataataccgaTTCAATCATAGTTTAATCTTTGAGTCTTTGGTTTAAAGTcagatttgattttaaaatattgctAAAATGTGTATTTAAATCCCTGtctattgttatttaatttggatatttttttaataaaaccaaaaaaagtaatataaagtCATTAgactaataaaattattcttttaataaacTTGTTGATGATGTAACAATTAGTGAGActtatatcaataatattttattcatcacttaaatttttaatcactaggtaaatgattttttattttataaaattaaaattcttataatatttaatgatttaattaattgatttaatcataatatatacttattgtaataattttaagcactatagttttatatttatatgaatttaagaaataatgttttatgaaaaaatagaaaaggtgaTGTTGTCACAGCTTATGTGGCAATTgtcttaggattttttttattgatttgagTTTTCAGTTTTAAATGAAAGAACTTTTACGGATCATTTTCATTCTTGTTAAGTTGCACTTGCATTgagcatttaattttatttttatttttaattttttgtttattttttttataccatttcttgaatttaatttcatttttgaattaacccaaatttcaatttttgataatataatttattttaacaaaattaaacctctttatatcattatttaaattaaataatcatcTCATGTGGAGGATATCTGTTGggtacataaaaattaaataaatatgactatatttattattgtttaattttcattacTATTTCactaatttttcttataaatataccAAATAGTCAACACACTTATTTCATTTTAGATTTTTCCatgattatattaaaatataaggcAGGGAAATTACTTTtagtttaaaaacattttatttaattgtaattactttatttaaatttttaagattttgacgAATAATCATAATCCAAAACATTACTATCacgaaaataataagaaaatatgatGTAATGTATCAAGTGCAGTAAGTAACTTACCGAGGGAAGCAAGAGTCCATACTGTATTCAGTGGTTTCCGATTTTTATTAAAGACGACAttgagacaacaaacaaagtgAGAGATaagatcaaattcaaatgacacgACATGACATGAATCACATGATCATTAAACTTAAACCTTTATCATTTGAATTAACGAATGAGAACGACCATGTCTTTCACGTGGACCTCTGCTCTCAACGTCACTCTTCTGCTTCTCCTCGTTGCCGCAATTGTTGTTGCTTGTTTAACTCTCCCAGTTGACAAGGTTCCTgctttattcaacttcacttctgGGTTCATCTATTCCTttgtttttgtatatataagaaaaaatatttagctCTTTTAGTTCATtttgttgaaacttgaaatggGGTGGGAGCATTTTTGTTCAATTGATTAATATTCTAGGCACGCGCTTTTGATCACTTTCTATCTGCGGCTTGTTTCATGAAATGAGGTTTGATGCTAATTGATTGTCTCATTACTCACATGAGGTAGGGAAATTTTCAAGTTGTATTTGCATACTGGAATTTCAACTAACGGATAATATAAGTAGCACCTTgctcaatttttgaaaaggatCATCAttggaaaatgaaaattttgttttttggtttcaaATTGTGAATTACTGGAAAAGAATAGAAGATAGCATCTAGTATGAGATAGCGAGCTTGTTTTAAATATAATGGGAATCCCCTCTCCCTTGTTCATGCATCTAAGTCACAATGCCACTTCTATAGTATTCTTCATTACAAACACCACTTTTGAATTTTCATTCCCAACCATTCTGGTTGCGTGGAGATTTTGAATCTTTTACCCCCTTTTTCTGCTCTATAGATTCTGAAGGACTTATTGGAATGGATTGATCGTAATTTAGGGCCATGGGGTCCACTTGCTCTGTaagtcacttttatattttgaccACTAAAATTTCAACTTGGTAACCATCTCCTGTTGCATTTTAAAATCTCATAATTGTGATACTTGTTTCTATTCATGTAAATTGCGTTAGTTTAGGCTGTAATTTTTAATGGTAATCTTTACAGGATTTTGTCACGAGCTTTCATTCATGATAAGATAAGTTTTATGTTAATCATAGTATCATGGAAAAGAATAttgtatatatacatacatatacaaaTGGGCATATTAAAATATCAAGATAACAACTGACTCGAATACGTGAATTTGTGAACTTATGTTTGGTTTGGTGATTTTCAGGATAGCTGCTTACATTCCTTTGACTGTCTTGGCTGTTCCAGCCTCTGTACTTACTGTATGAATCTTTGATACCTGACATATTTCAATTTGTACTTCTTGTAGAGTAATGGAATTCTCAACTACCTGTATAACACCGGTGACCTGTCTGCATTGTTGCTTAGATTTGTTCTTTAAAAGAATTGTTTGGTATTTGTGATTCTTACCTTTAAGAACATgcaaatttttaaattgaatttgtcATGGGTCATCATTTACCTGTTAAAAATTTTACAAACTAGGTGACATTGTTGCattatactatttttcttttactataaaaatatatttgtgtgtCCATAGTTTGATGTAAGTTTCAAATACCTCCATCATTTCTTAAATGATTCTTTTATAATGTTAGTGTATAATAAAATGTGTGCATTATAAACAGTTCACTCATTACTTTACATCTCCTTTGCAATATAACTGATGAAGAAGTAAACTAAATAAAGCAAAGGCAGAAATAATTTGTTGAGTCACTTTACCTGATACTTCTTGTTCAGCTTGGTGGTGGTTATCTATATGGCCTTCCAATTGGCTTCATTGCTGACTCTATCGGTGCAACTGTTGGTGCTGTAGCATCATTTCTTCTTGGTAGAACAGTAAGTTTTCAAGTTTCACAATtattagtagtttttttttaaaaagaaaaataaagcgTTAGAGCATGGTTGATTCACTTTTCAGCTCCCTAGtattgaaaaaattatgaatttaagtTTTTCTTAAGTACAACTTGCTCTTTATCTGCTGCCATTTCTTCATTTGCCTTATTCTTGAAATTTTCTCAGCTTTCCAATTGTGCTGCTTCTTGGTCCACTTGTTTCTGTATTATCATATAGTCATTTGTTTTCTGAGGTTATACATTCATACATTTCTCTATTTATGCAGATTGGGAAATCACTTGTCGTTTCTAGGTTGAAGGATTATCCACAGTTTAGATTAGTAACAATTGCAATTCAGAGATCTGGCTTTAAGGTTTGTAGACTAATAATAGTTATCATGGACCAAGTGACCAACTCTCTCCAAATATCATAAACTGTTGGGTGAaggaaaatgaattattttattacatcTCTAAcattaagtaatatatatatttttttaatttgttgtgcttttaatgtttattttctgAGGTTCcagttgtttttatcttgtaTGTTCTTTTGGAATTCTTGTTTCTGATCTGGCTCAAGGTAGAGCAAGTGGGTCATGAAATTATGTATACTTTTAACATGACTTAAATTGTGAGGCATATGTTTGATTGCCTGTTAACACAAACAAGAAATATACTTTCAGATTGAAATCCATCTTTATGTTGATCATTATTAGCAAGTTACACCAAATCAGAAATCGTCAGTAGTGTGGATGTCTCTTCTTTAGTGGAAGTGACCCACATCTAGTGGATAATTTGCTTTGCTCCACCTGCCCACCTTCCCATGGGGCCTTCACACATACTGTGTCAGTAAAAAGGGAGAATAATATCCATCTGATGCACCATGAACCAACCTTTGTCATATGACATTCTGTCTACCCTCAAGTGTTTATAATATGTCTGTCATTCAGACATGACTTATTTTTTGACCATTACTAATCATTGCTTTGGAAGGCTATTATTGTTCTAGAGCTTTGCTTGGTCctattttcatgattttgtgTTCCTTTATTCGTTTCTCTCAACTAAATATCTGATTGTTTTAATTTCTCTATCCATCTTTACAGATTTCAATACTCCTTCGGCTTGCTCCATTTGTACCATTTAACATTTTGAATTACCTCCTATCTGTGACTCCTGTTCCATTAGGGGAATATACACTGGCTTCTTGGTTAGGAATGATGGTATCTTCTTCATCTCTGATCAATTATATGTACGGTTACTCTTAAATATGAATTTCTGTTTTCTTGCattacaaaattcaaaattgttaAGAATTAATTGGATATACTCGTGGTAGTCACTTATTTTTATAGTGcattagaaaaaaaagattttctaaATGGTTTTCAATATTAAGATTAAGAAAAGCATATGATTTATAGAAGAAATATATCTAAATGTTGTGTGTTGTATGTCCACACATGCATCTTATCTATAATCACATATTAGGATACAACAAAATTAGTCGtagatacataaaaataaatcaagtcCCTAAATGGTAGTAACTACATTCTTGATTTCTAGTGATAACTTTTTCCATATTTAACATGTATTAAATATGCTATCTAACATGATTAATGGAAAAACATGACAACTTTGGAGTTATCCAAGTTGTTCCTTTCAATTGTTTGCAGTGGCACATTGAAAGTATGCTGTGCACAGAAGTGACTACCACAgatattgaaaatttgaaatcaattgaTTTAACAGGAAATTATGCTAATATTGGATCAACAAATGCATTCAACAAGTAATCAACCCTATGATTTATATGCTAACTACTTTGGAAGATAGTACATTAAATTAAGCAATTAAGAAAAGGAACTGTAAGTTTGATGTTTGTAAAGTGTTAGTATATCACTATCCGCAtcagttttgattttgaaattagGTTTTGGGAAGTATATATCTTGGTATAGAATCATGTAATTCAACTTGTCTTTGTCAAACAACCGTTATATTACAAGACTCATGATGCCATCATTGATGTGACAAGTTTTGTTTAACTAAACACACAATGTACCTGTTTCTCTTTTGGATTTATTGTTGAAACTGTAGTTTGCACCATAAATTAAGGTACATGTGTGACTATGGATCCTtttgatttgttaaaaattatggTAATGGAGagaacaaatatttttgttccACTTTTGATTTGAAAAAGATTAGAGGACAACACAAATCAAGCACATGATGACAAGACAAAATCTCTAATTTTTGTTACTTAGAAAATCATGGGATAATTTTTTGTCCCAAATACAAAGTATTAAAAAGACACATTTATATCTCTTTAATAACCGAAAAAATAGTGACTAACCCccgtaattattttaaaaagaaaacaccagatttttttattctaatctttctcttttttattttattttggtaaactcgttaaatttgatatcaattgtattaagataattaatattagatattttaataaattttatattattttacttgttCATTACTAATCAAACGATgtataagataaatttttttccttataactTGTTTTTTGTCCTGTCCAGTATcataattttaacaaatcaaACTGACCCTATAGCTCTCTAGACGGCGTTCCAGCAACAGCAGTGTCTTAATACCTTCAATATTGTTACTGTTGCAGCCAATAACACTGGCACTTGTATATGTTGGAACCACGTTCAAGGATCTATCAGATGTGACTCGTGGTTGGGGCGAGTTCTCAAAAACTCATTTGGTAAGAAATGCTATCTTTTACTCATATTAAAGAGCCTTTAAAGGGATTTTTAAGCTTTGCCTTTATCTTTTTTCTGATGAACATCTAAGAGACCCTGGAGAGTGCAATCTTTTGATCTTCTTGATTGG contains:
- the LOC114420136 gene encoding uncharacterized protein LOC114420136 isoform X4, with the protein product MRTTMSFTWTSALNVTLLLLLVAAIVVACLTLPVDKILKDLLEWIDRNLGPWGPLALIAAYIPLTVLAVPASVLTLGGGYLYGLPIGFIADSIGATVGAVASFLLGRTIGKSLVVSRLKDYPQFRLVTIAIQRSGFKISILLRLAPFVPFNILNYLLSVTPVPLGEYTLASWLGMMPITLALVYVGTTFKDLSDVTRGWGEFSKTHLWF
- the LOC114420136 gene encoding uncharacterized protein LOC114420136 isoform X2; protein product: MRTTMSFTWTSALNVTLLLLLVAAIVVACLTLPVDKILKDLLEWIDRNLGPWGPLALIAAYIPLTVLAVPASVLTLGGGYLYGLPIGFIADSIGATVGAVASFLLGRTIGKSLVVSRLKDYPQFRLVTIAIQRSGFKISILLRLAPFVPFNILNYLLSVTPVPLGEYTLASWLGMMPITLALVYVGTTFKDLSDVTRGWGEFSKTHLPWIISGLVISALYATSSVLQWLGGRCVAEVLRLTYSVQWLYFVLSPVLL
- the LOC114420136 gene encoding uncharacterized protein LOC114420136 isoform X1; amino-acid sequence: MRTTMSFTWTSALNVTLLLLLVAAIVVACLTLPVDKILKDLLEWIDRNLGPWGPLALIAAYIPLTVLAVPASVLTLGGGYLYGLPIGFIADSIGATVGAVASFLLGRTIGKSLVVSRLKDYPQFRLVTIAIQRSGFKISILLRLAPFVPFNILNYLLSVTPVPLGEYTLASWLGMMPITLALVYVGTTFKDLSDVTRGWGEFSKTHLPWIISGLVISVVLMIWVTKVAKSALDKALAECEDMDNTASSPELPIVTETSVDLNQPLINKTNQDEGNLNSTV
- the LOC114420136 gene encoding uncharacterized protein LOC114420136 isoform X3; amino-acid sequence: MRTTMSFTWTSALNVTLLLLLVAAIVVACLTLPVDKILKDLLEWIDRNLGPWGPLALIAAYIPLTVLAVPASVLTLGGGYLYGLPIGFIADSIGATVGAVASFLLGRTIGKSLVVSRLKDYPQFRLVTIAIQRSGFKISILLRLAPFVPFNILNYLLSVTPVPLGEYTLASWLGMMPITLALVYVGTTFKDLSDVTRGWGEFSKTHLVSFISYATYIYFSFGCSLGSFLAW